One genomic region from Tripterygium wilfordii isolate XIE 37 chromosome 20, ASM1340144v1, whole genome shotgun sequence encodes:
- the LOC119986778 gene encoding cytochrome P450 86A22-like — protein MDVSTVLLVLAALIAYLIWFVSIGRSLTGPRVWPLLGSLPGLVQNVHRMHDWIAENLRSCGGTYQTSTCVIPFLSRGSGLVTTVTCDPMNVEHILKTRFDNYPKGPNWQSVFHDLLGEGIFNTDGETWLFQRKTAALEFTTRTLRQAMARWVSRAIKDRFCPILQTAQLQAKPVDIQDLMLRLTFDNICGLTFGKDPQTLSPDLPEDGFAVAFDRATEATLQRFILPEFVWKLRKWLRLGMEVKMSRSLEHLDQYLSDIINTRKLELLCQQTGVKTNPHDDLLSRFMKKKERYSDKFLKHVALNFILAGRDTSSVALTWFFWLVIRSPRVEEKILIEICTVLMETRGSDTSKWMEEPLVFEEVDRLVYLKAALTETLRLYPSIPQDSKHAVADDILPTGVFVPANSSITYSIYSMGRMKSIWGEDCQEFNPDRWISPDGKKIEVQDVNYKFVAFNAGPRICLGKDLAYLQMKSIVAAVLLRHRLTVVPGHRVEQKMSLALFMKYGLKVNVHPRDLRPIVERIRKNNIEVVAEGVGMT, from the coding sequence atGGACGTGTCAACGGTGTTGTTGGTGTTAGCTGCTCTGATAGCTTATTTGATTTGGTTTGTATCCATCGGACGGTCACTGACCGGTCCACGTGTCTGGCCTCTATTGGGTAGTCTGCCTGGTCTCGTCCAGAATGTCCACCGCATGCACGATTGGATTGCAGAGAATCTCCGCTCCTGCGGCGGCACGTACCAGACTTCTACGTGTGTAATTCCATTTCTGTCCCGCGGTTCCGGGCTCGTGACCACTGTCACGTGCGATCCCATGAACGTCGAGCACATTCTCAAGACCAGGTTCGATAATTACCCCAAGGGGCCTAATTGGCAATCTGTGTTCCATGATTTGCTCGGTGAAGGAATCTTCAACACTGACGGTGAGACGTGGCTGTTCCAGCGTAAGACTGCCGCACTGGAATTCACCACCAGGACTCTCCGCCAAGCCATGGCTCGATGGGTTAGCCGCGCCATTAAGGATCGGTTCTGTCCGATTCTTCAAACGGCTCAGCTCCAAGCCAAGCCGGTTGATATCCAAGACTTGATGCTTCGGCTCACTTTCGATAATATTTGCGGCTTGACTTTCGGTAAGGACCCGCAAACGCTCTCCCCGGATTTACCGGAGGACGGCTTTGCGGTGGCTTTTGACCGAGCCACTGAAGCCACGCTCCAGCGCTTCATTTTGCCCGAATTTGTATGGAAGTTGAGGAAATGGCTTCGGCTTGGCATGGAAGTCAAGATGAGCCGAAGCCTTGAACACTTAGACCAGTACTTGTCCGACATCATCAATACACGTAAGCTTGAGTTGCTATGTCAGCAGACAGGTGTCAAAACCAACCCCCACGACGACTTGCTTTCAAGGTTCATGAAGAAAAAGGAGCGTTATTCTGACAAATTTTTGAAACACGTGGCACTCAATTTTATCCTAGCTGGACGCGACACATCATCGGTGGCGCTGACCTGGTTCTTCTGGTTGGTTATTCGGAGCCCAAGAGTGGAGGAGAAAATCCTCATCGAAATTTGTACCGTCTTGATGGAGACACGTGGCAGTGacacatcaaagtggatggagGAACCTCTAGTGTTCGAAGAAGTTGACCGTTTGGTATATTTGAAGGCAGCATTAACAGAAACCCTAAGGCTCTACCCCTCAATCCCACAAGACTCTAAGCATGCTGTCGCTGACGATATTCTTCCCACCGGAGTTTTCGTTCCGGCAAACTCCTCGATCACATACTCAATTTATTCAATGGGTCGTATGAAATCAATCTGGGGAGAGGATTGCCAGGAATTCAACCCAGATAGGTGGATATCCCCAGACGGTAAAAAAATTGAGGTACAAGATGTCAATTACAAATTTGTCGCTTTCAATGCCGGTCCGAGGATCTGTTTGGGCAAGGATTTAGCTTACCTACAGATGAAATCTATAGTGGCGGCGGTGTTACTCCGCCACCGGCTAACGGTGGTGCCGGGGCACCGTGTGGAGCAGAAGATGTCATTGGCATTGTTCATGAAATATGGTCTGAAAGTGAATGTGCATCCAAGGGATTTGAGGCCAATTGTGGAAAGGATAAGAAAGAACAATATTGAAGTGGTTGCCGAAGGAGTTGGGATGACTTAA